The Maylandia zebra isolate NMK-2024a linkage group LG7, Mzebra_GT3a, whole genome shotgun sequence genome contains a region encoding:
- the smad4a gene encoding mothers against decapentaplegic homolog 4a, whose protein sequence is MSITSTPTSNDACLSIVHSLMCHRQGGESESFAKRAIESLVKKLKEKKDELDSLITAITTNGAHPSKCVTIQRTLDGRLQVAGRKGFPHVVYARLWRWPDLHKNELKHVKYCQYAFDLKCDNVCVNPYHYERVVSPGIDLSGLTLSSSGPLLVKDEYDYDNQPSHSSSENHLPTIQHPPSRPGPQETFNSPALLPPSEGSSSASTSAFSTISAGPSNPTPNWNRNPSFTPAGPQHQNGHLQHHPPMPHTGHYWPVTNEIAFQPPISNHPAPEYWCSIAYFEMDVQVGETFKVPSTCPIVTVDGYVDPSGGDRFCLGQLSNVHRTENIERARLHIGKGVQLECKGEGDVWVRCLSDHAVFVQSYYLDREAGRAPGDAVHKIYPSAYIKVFDLRQCHRQMQQQAATAQAAAAAQAAAVAGNIPGPGSVGGIAPAISLSAAAGIGVDDLRRLCILRMSFVKGWGPDYPRQSIKETPCWIEIHLHRALQLLDEVLHTMPIADPQPLD, encoded by the exons ATGTCAATCACAAGCACCCCCACGAGTAATGATGCCTGCTTGAGCATTGTGCACAGCCTCATGTGCCACCGTCAGGGAGGAGAGAGCGAAAGCTTCGCTAAGCGAGCTATCGAGAGCCTCGTCAAGAAGCTCAAGGAGAAGAAAGATGAGCTGGATTCCCTTATTACAGCCATCACTACAAATGGAGCTCATCCTAGCAAGTGTGTCACCATACAGCGGACTCTGGATGGACGCCTACAG GTGGCGGGGCGGAAAGGGTTTCCCCACGTTGTCTATGCCAGATTATGGCGATGGCCTGATCTACACAAGAATGAGTTAAAACACGTGAAATATTGCCAGTATGCGTTTGACCTGAAGTGTGACAATGTTTGTGTCAACCCATACCACTACGAGAGGGTTGTCTCTCCTGGAATTG ACTTATCAGGACTGACCCTCTCAAGTTCAG GTCCACTCTTAGTAAAGGATGAGTATGACTACGATAACCAGCCATCTCACTCCAGCTCTGAAAATCACCTGCCGACGATCCAGCATCCACCGTCGAGGCCGGGCCCACAGGAAACATTCAACAGCCCTGCTCTACTTCCCCCATCAGAGGGCAGCAGTTCAGCTTCTACTTCTGCTTTCTCGACCATTAGTGCCGGACCCTCAA ATCCTACCCCGAACTGGAACAGAAACCCCAGCTTCACCCCAGCGGGGCCTCAGCACCAGAATGGGCACCTACAGCATCATCCGCCCATGCCTCACACAGGGCATTACT GGCCTGTTACCAATGAAATTGCATTCCAGCCACCCATATCCAACCACCCTG CTCCAGAATACTGGTGTTCGATTGCATACTTTGAGATGGATGTCCAAGTTGGGGAGACGTTTAAAGTTCCATCCACATGTCCAATAGTGACTGTGGATGGCTATGTCGATCCATCAGGAGGGGATCGCTTCTGCTTGGGTCAACTGAGCAATGTCCACAGGACGGAGAACATAGAGAGAGCCAG GCTCCACATCGGCAAAGGCGTGCAGCTGGAGTGCAAAGGTGAAGGAGATGTCTGGGTGCGCTGTCTGAGTGATCACGCAGTGTTTGTGCAGAGCTATTATCTGGACCGAGAGGCTGGACGTGCACCTGGCGACGCAGTTCACAAGATCTACCCCAGTGCTTACATTAAG GTGTTTGACTTGCGTCAGTGCCACAGGCAGATGCAGCAGCAGGCAGCGACGGCtcaggcagcagctgcagcgCAAGCAGCTGCAGTCGCTGGGAATATTCCAGGTCCAGGCTCCGTGGGAGGCATCGCCCCTGCAATCA gtctgtcagctgctgcaggCATTGGGGTCGATGACCTGCGCAGGCTGTGCATCCTCCGGATGAGCTTCGTGAAGGGCTGGGGGCCGGACTACCCACGGCAAAGCATTAAAGAGACACCCTGTTGGATTGAGATCCATTTACACCGAGCCCTGCAACTACTGGATGAAGTTCTGCACACCATGCCCATAGCTGACCCTCAACCTCTTGACTGA